A part of Solenopsis invicta isolate M01_SB chromosome 2, UNIL_Sinv_3.0, whole genome shotgun sequence genomic DNA contains:
- the LOC105193756 gene encoding troponin C, isoform 1-like (The RefSeq protein has 2 substitutions compared to this genomic sequence): MDDLTKDQQALLKKAFDAFDHEKKGSIGTNMVGTILTMLGYELSEKTLQEIIKEVDEDGSGELELEEFCTLAARFLLEEDSEAMQQELREAFRLYDKEGNGYITTAVFRDILHELDDKLSPEELDLMIEEIDADGSGTLDFDEFMEVMTGGDD, encoded by the exons GATGATTTAACCAAGGATCAGCAGGCcc TGTTGAAGAAAGCCTTTGATGCTTTCGATCACGAAAAGAAAGGCAGTATCGGTACTAACATGGTAGGCACGATATTGACCATGTTGGGTTACGAGCTTAGCGAAAAGACACTGCAGGAAATCATTAAGGAAGTTGACGAAGACg GTTCCGGAGAACTCGAGTTCGAAGAATTCTGCACGCTGGCTGCTAGATTCTTAGTAGAAGAGGATTCGGAAGCGATGCAGCAAGAATTACGTGAGGCATTCCGGTTGTATGACAAAGAGGGCAACGGCTACATAACTACCGCTGTTTTTCGCGATATCCTTCACGAACTCGACGACAAGCTATCACCGGAAGAACTCGATCTAATGATCGAAGAGATCGACGCTGACGGCTCAGGAACGCTCGATTTTGACg AGTTCATGGAAGTCATGACGGGAGGCGACGACTAA